The genomic stretch CGCTGATTCTGTATATGAAGCCCTTAGCTGCTTCAGTTCATCATGCGCCATTTCCATTGCAGACATATCAGCAAACCTCTTAGGACTAAGAACCCCACTACACAGGTTATGTTTTAAATGAGAGTTTTTAGGATTTTTCAGATTAGAAACTTTGCTTCGGATGCAGTTTTTGTACTTTCTATCATTGCTAGCGTAAAGTGCAAAAACATGCTCTTCAATTTCTTCCGCTATTTTGTGgtgcttttcattttcttcattactTGTTGAGGACACAGTCAAAGCTTCATAAAGAAGCTGTGTGCATTTACACCTCACAGCCATAGTGAGATCCTGCCGTTGGCCTGTTTCACTTACAGAACTGGTACAACCCAGAAGTGCTGGCTGAGCTGCATTATCTTTTTGCACATGACTGCCACCATCATTTGAAGGATTTTCTGATGTCAGACAGCTACTGGAACTGGCAGAACACATTTTGTCATGCTGGTTCAGATTTTCAGAAGTGTTTACATCTTCAGAGACTACCTGAAGGTGACCagaatcctcatttgcattatcAAATGATGCACATTTAAATTGCCTTGATGGACTGTAATGCTTTTTATAAACTGCTTTCCACTTTGAGAGTAAGTGCTTTGCCTTATTTTTCAGTAATACAGAAGGGCAAGTCTTAAAGATTCTGAACACAGCTTTGGCAACATCAGTCTCCTGCAAATCATCAATAGTCATATCCACTGTTTCAAGATATGCAAGATGAATTCCAATATCTTGGTATTTTCTTTCAGACAGTAGCTTCTCTATACTGTCAGCTCTAGTCATGAGAACTTTTGTGTTAGACATCTCAGagcctgaaaaataaaataaaataattgtgtttTGATAAAGCCACTATACTGCTTTATCAATATAGCAATATACCAACATATTCTAGGAAGGTTGTGACAATGTTTTCTTAGTGTTTAATTCATTAGGCCTTGTTATGCCCTAAAAGTATGGAATAAAacttttaaatactgtacataaaataaataatgctgcAATAATGCTATGTAGGATGACCAAAACGTAAACTCATTGAATTTATTAGAGCTTACTTCTAAGAAAATAGACATGGGTTACATGTTATATAATTGTAGGGTGCATACGTATCCTCTATGGTGGCCTCTCATAAACACAGGACACTGTAGTAGTTCTTTCAAGGCAAACTGTGTTGCAGCTGTGCGAAGGCTGTACATTTTGCCAAGTGTAAAACTGCAACCAACAGCAGAACCTGTTTTACACAAGACAATCAGCTTATGGTGAGAATATGGCTGGGAGTATGACTCTCAGAGCTGTTTTCTAGCCCTTGATCCCTCTACATTTTCAGAACTGCCTttttttctggccccaaaaggGGTCAAATACATCTTCTGGAAGCATCTAGGACTGGCAATACACTCTTAAAACACTTATAGGGACAGGAAAATACAAAGGCTATAGTACCCAATATGGCATGGAGCAAAAGCAGAATATACATGGACCAAATGAAATCAAAATTAAACAGATCATGGGCGTAAATGATATTAAGCTGTTATTAAGAATACAGTCTGCACACTTTTCAAGCTACACCTGTCCCCGGGTAACACACTGAATTAGCATAACTGTATTTAC from Sceloporus undulatus isolate JIND9_A2432 ecotype Alabama chromosome 3, SceUnd_v1.1, whole genome shotgun sequence encodes the following:
- the TCEANC gene encoding transcription elongation factor A N-terminal and central domain-containing protein isoform X4, with the protein product MLLKIFEGFKGSEMSNTKVLMTRADSIEKLLSERKYQDIGIHLAYLETVDMTIDDLQETDVAKAVFRIFKTCPSVLLKNKAKHLLSKWKAVYKKHYSPSRQFKCASFDNANEDSGHLQVVSEDVNTSENLNQHDKMCSASSSSCLTSENPSNDGGSHVQKDNAAQPALLGCTSSVSETGQRQDLTMAVRCKCTQLLYEALTVSSTSNEENEKHHKIAEEIEEHVFALYASNDRKYKNCIRSKVSNLKNPKNSHLKHNLCSGVLSPKRFADMSAMEMAHDELKQLRASYTESALREHQLPQRISGTPTNKIKCRRCENFDCTVTVIARGALFLPSWVRNTNPDEQMMTYVICNECGEQWYHSRWNCL
- the TCEANC gene encoding transcription elongation factor A N-terminal and central domain-containing protein isoform X2 codes for the protein MRPGAREMLDDPGSEMSNTKVLMTRADSIEKLLSERKYQDIGIHLAYLETVDMTIDDLQETDVAKAVFRIFKTCPSVLLKNKAKHLLSKWKAVYKKHYSPSRQFKCASFDNANEDSGHLQVVSEDVNTSENLNQHDKMCSASSSSCLTSENPSNDGGSHVQKDNAAQPALLGCTSSVSETGQRQDLTMAVRCKCTQLLYEALTVSSTSNEENEKHHKIAEEIEEHVFALYASNDRKYKNCIRSKVSNLKNPKNSHLKHNLCSGVLSPKRFADMSAMEMAHDELKQLRASYTESALREHQLPQRISGTPTNKIKCRRCENFDCTVTVIARGALFLPSWVRNTNPDEQMMTYVICNECGEQWYHSRWNCL
- the TCEANC gene encoding transcription elongation factor A N-terminal and central domain-containing protein isoform X3, with translation MLDDPGLLLREGSEMSNTKVLMTRADSIEKLLSERKYQDIGIHLAYLETVDMTIDDLQETDVAKAVFRIFKTCPSVLLKNKAKHLLSKWKAVYKKHYSPSRQFKCASFDNANEDSGHLQVVSEDVNTSENLNQHDKMCSASSSSCLTSENPSNDGGSHVQKDNAAQPALLGCTSSVSETGQRQDLTMAVRCKCTQLLYEALTVSSTSNEENEKHHKIAEEIEEHVFALYASNDRKYKNCIRSKVSNLKNPKNSHLKHNLCSGVLSPKRFADMSAMEMAHDELKQLRASYTESALREHQLPQRISGTPTNKIKCRRCENFDCTVTVIARGALFLPSWVRNTNPDEQMMTYVICNECGEQWYHSRWNCL
- the TCEANC gene encoding transcription elongation factor A N-terminal and central domain-containing protein isoform X1 yields the protein MIQVCCSEKVGHVKVLGGWQFGRDFSPGSGGSEMSNTKVLMTRADSIEKLLSERKYQDIGIHLAYLETVDMTIDDLQETDVAKAVFRIFKTCPSVLLKNKAKHLLSKWKAVYKKHYSPSRQFKCASFDNANEDSGHLQVVSEDVNTSENLNQHDKMCSASSSSCLTSENPSNDGGSHVQKDNAAQPALLGCTSSVSETGQRQDLTMAVRCKCTQLLYEALTVSSTSNEENEKHHKIAEEIEEHVFALYASNDRKYKNCIRSKVSNLKNPKNSHLKHNLCSGVLSPKRFADMSAMEMAHDELKQLRASYTESALREHQLPQRISGTPTNKIKCRRCENFDCTVTVIARGALFLPSWVRNTNPDEQMMTYVICNECGEQWYHSRWNCL